In one window of Bifidobacterium sp. WK041_4_12 DNA:
- a CDS encoding MDR family MFS transporter has translation MAEQAVSDDTDTDDTNTAHKATSAAGSSGVSGSSMQPGVWSTVWATLIGGLAVLFGTTIISVAIKPLAVALNAPVSTIQWVSTAYLLMLGVTIPLDGWAQRRFGGKRLWITGLVIFMIASILSSLSWNAAALIVFRGLQGVGGGILMPLMLTLVMQAAHGRNIGKIMSVVSMPAILGPILGPVLGGLILDHLAWPWLFWVNVPFCVVGIILAIVALPKDGPTHNAPLDIPGFILMAAGLVGVLYGLSNASSAGGFGAANVLVPLVGGAILLVAFVWWALIRREKALVDIRLLKHWPLASASSLLFLSGFALYGAMLLLPLYFQTLRGLTPLQAGLMLIPQGLGTFASRSIAGNLTDSIGARWVTVVGFAILTLGTVPFAFADANTSYIWIGFVLFVRGIGLGAVTLPLMAVAYQGLAPKEVPDASLFSRIGQQVGGSFGAAVLVVILESAAGNITQASQASGAFQTSFWWTTGFTVFALVLSFWLPGAPATPKTEELANEEDAEL, from the coding sequence GCCGTTTCAGACGACACGGACACAGACGATACGAACACAGCGCACAAGGCTACAAGCGCAGCAGGGTCGTCAGGCGTATCTGGGTCGTCTATGCAACCCGGAGTGTGGAGCACGGTCTGGGCCACGCTGATCGGCGGGCTTGCCGTCTTGTTTGGCACTACGATTATTTCGGTGGCAATCAAGCCCTTGGCAGTGGCACTCAACGCACCGGTGAGCACTATCCAGTGGGTGAGCACGGCATATTTGCTGATGCTCGGTGTAACGATACCTCTTGACGGCTGGGCTCAACGCAGATTTGGTGGCAAACGTCTGTGGATCACGGGTCTGGTGATTTTCATGATCGCCTCGATCTTGTCCTCGTTGTCTTGGAATGCCGCTGCGCTGATAGTGTTCCGCGGTCTGCAGGGAGTGGGCGGCGGCATACTCATGCCGTTGATGCTGACGCTCGTCATGCAGGCGGCACATGGGCGCAACATAGGGAAAATCATGTCCGTGGTGAGTATGCCCGCAATTTTGGGACCAATTCTCGGACCGGTTCTGGGCGGTCTCATTCTTGACCATTTGGCATGGCCATGGCTCTTTTGGGTGAATGTGCCATTTTGCGTGGTGGGTATCATTCTGGCGATTGTCGCCTTGCCGAAAGATGGTCCTACGCACAACGCGCCGCTGGATATTCCAGGCTTCATCCTTATGGCGGCGGGTCTGGTCGGTGTGCTCTACGGACTCAGCAATGCGAGTTCCGCTGGCGGTTTTGGTGCCGCAAACGTGCTGGTTCCGCTCGTCGGAGGTGCGATACTGCTGGTGGCTTTTGTCTGGTGGGCATTGATTCGTCGGGAAAAGGCTCTGGTGGATATTCGACTGCTCAAGCACTGGCCGCTTGCCTCGGCATCATCGCTGCTCTTCCTTTCTGGATTTGCGCTGTATGGTGCCATGCTTCTGCTGCCGTTGTACTTTCAAACCTTGCGTGGGCTGACTCCCTTGCAGGCCGGTCTTATGCTCATTCCCCAAGGGCTGGGCACCTTCGCCAGCCGTTCCATAGCAGGCAATCTCACGGATTCAATCGGTGCACGCTGGGTGACGGTGGTCGGTTTTGCGATTCTCACCCTCGGTACTGTGCCATTTGCCTTTGCTGATGCCAACACGAGTTATATATGGATCGGTTTCGTCCTGTTTGTGCGAGGAATCGGGCTGGGAGCGGTTACTCTGCCGTTGATGGCCGTGGCATATCAGGGGCTTGCTCCCAAGGAAGTGCCTGATGCCAGCCTGTTCAGCAGAATCGGCCAGCAGGTCGGTGGTTCCTTCGGTGCCGCAGTGCTTGTCGTCATCCTCGAATCTGCAGCAGGCAACATCACGCAGGCATCTCAGGCTTCCGGAGCCTTCCAAACGTCATTCTGGTGGACGACCGGATTCACGGTCTTTGCCCTCGTGCTCTCATTCTGGTTGCCAGGAGCCCCAGCTACACCCAAAACCGAGGAATTGGCCAACGAGGAAGACGCGGAGCTGTGA